The following proteins are encoded in a genomic region of Candidatus Manganitrophaceae bacterium:
- the mpl gene encoding UDP-N-acetylmuramate:L-alanyl-gamma-D-glutamyl-meso-diaminopimelate ligase, which yields MIAICGTGMAALAGLLKRAGHEVTGSDTQIYPPMSTLLQEAGIQCKIGYNPSHIESNTDLVIIGNAVGKTNPEVVATLERGLPYFSMPAALGEFFLKEKRSLVVTGTHGKTTTSSLLAWVLTSANLDPGMMIGGWVKNFNSNHRLGKGALFVVEGDEYDTSFFDKGPKFLHYRPHSAILTSIEFDHGDIYPDLAAIKEAFRKFVGLLPPEGLLVAAAGDPAIAEITKGLVCRVETYGLDDGADWQADEIKMVEDLLSFEVIYRGRKLGAIRSPLVGRHNLRNTLAVIALAHHQGVSWTQIQEGVRLFQGVKRRQEVVGTVQEILIIDDFAHHPTAIYETLAALHLRYPKRRLWAVFEPRSATSRRNIFQKEFVASLAEADRVILADLFSPEKIPAEHRLSPAQIVSDLVALGRKAAFMSTPDEIVALLAREARPGDVVCIMSSGGFGGIHQKLIAVLNERKQ from the coding sequence CGGATATAACCCCTCCCACATCGAATCGAATACCGATCTGGTCATTATCGGCAATGCAGTTGGAAAAACGAATCCCGAAGTGGTCGCCACGCTAGAGCGAGGGCTTCCCTATTTCTCGATGCCGGCTGCGCTGGGAGAGTTTTTTCTTAAAGAGAAACGATCACTGGTAGTAACCGGCACCCACGGGAAGACGACAACCTCTTCGCTCCTGGCCTGGGTGCTGACCTCCGCGAACCTCGACCCCGGAATGATGATCGGCGGCTGGGTCAAGAACTTCAACAGCAATCACCGTTTGGGAAAGGGTGCGCTCTTTGTCGTGGAGGGGGATGAATATGACACCTCCTTTTTTGACAAGGGGCCGAAGTTTCTCCACTATCGTCCGCACAGCGCTATCTTAACCAGCATTGAATTCGACCACGGAGATATCTATCCCGATTTGGCGGCGATTAAGGAAGCGTTCCGAAAGTTCGTCGGGCTTCTCCCTCCCGAGGGGCTGCTGGTGGCGGCGGCGGGAGATCCGGCGATTGCCGAAATCACCAAGGGATTGGTCTGCCGTGTTGAAACGTATGGGCTCGATGACGGCGCCGATTGGCAAGCGGATGAGATCAAGATGGTCGAGGACCTTCTTTCGTTCGAAGTGATCTATCGGGGACGCAAGCTCGGAGCCATCCGAAGCCCGCTGGTCGGTCGACATAATCTGAGAAATACCCTCGCGGTGATTGCGCTTGCACATCATCAGGGGGTCTCTTGGACTCAAATTCAGGAAGGGGTGCGCCTGTTTCAGGGGGTCAAGCGGCGACAGGAGGTCGTTGGGACGGTCCAAGAGATTTTGATCATTGACGACTTCGCTCATCATCCGACGGCGATCTATGAGACGCTGGCGGCGCTCCACCTGCGGTATCCTAAACGGAGGCTCTGGGCGGTTTTCGAGCCGCGCTCCGCGACCAGCCGGAGAAACATCTTTCAGAAAGAATTTGTCGCATCCCTTGCCGAAGCCGACCGAGTGATCCTGGCCGACCTCTTCTCACCGGAGAAGATTCCGGCCGAGCATCGACTCAGCCCGGCGCAGATTGTCTCGGATCTGGTCGCCCTGGGACGGAAGGCGGCGTTTATGTCGACCCCGGATGAAATCGTCGCGCTTCTTGCGAGAGAGGCGCGGCCTGGGGATGTCGTCTGCATCATGTCGAGCGGCGGCTTTGGGGGAATTCATCAAAAACTGATCGCTGTATTAAATGAAAGGAAGCAGTAG
- a CDS encoding beta-lactamase family protein, with the protein MSQIAEKMQEGVASGVFPGGVLLIHHQGQICFHEAFGSASLLPNQIPMTCDTLFDLASLTKPLATAAAVLLLIQNKSLTLTDPLSKFFPEFAEGTKQEITLYHLLNHSAGLPNWKPYYQEIVEREEKEPGFLGSPSAKRLVCQRMREEPLIAAPGRQSLYSDLGFILLGEVVEAVATEPLHRFCYRQLFSELHCKETFFIRIGRRPQAYRGRLFAATEECAWRGKVIRGWVDDDNAYAMGGVAGHAGLFSTAWEVYRLVRLWLDSIAGEGLLDPTLAALFTTLQKGNDVPVGSSWGLGWDTPSHPGSSSGHHFSALSFGHLGFTGTSIWVDRKKDLVVILLTNRIHPTRENQKIRTFRPELHDLIFQEVVGV; encoded by the coding sequence ATGAGCCAGATTGCTGAGAAGATGCAGGAGGGGGTTGCCTCCGGGGTCTTCCCAGGAGGGGTCCTGCTGATCCATCATCAGGGGCAGATCTGCTTCCATGAGGCATTTGGATCGGCCTCCCTTCTTCCCAATCAGATCCCGATGACCTGTGACACCCTCTTCGACCTGGCCTCCCTCACCAAGCCGCTTGCCACCGCGGCCGCGGTTCTTTTATTAATTCAAAACAAATCGCTTACGCTCACCGATCCTCTCTCCAAGTTTTTTCCCGAATTCGCTGAAGGGACCAAGCAGGAGATCACCCTTTATCATCTTCTCAATCACAGCGCCGGTCTGCCAAATTGGAAGCCTTACTATCAGGAGATCGTCGAGCGGGAAGAAAAAGAGCCGGGGTTTTTGGGCTCCCCCTCCGCAAAACGCCTCGTCTGTCAGCGGATGCGTGAGGAGCCGCTGATCGCCGCGCCGGGTCGCCAGAGCCTCTACAGCGATCTTGGATTTATTCTCCTGGGCGAGGTGGTGGAGGCGGTCGCGACCGAGCCGCTTCACCGCTTCTGTTATCGGCAGCTCTTCTCTGAGCTTCATTGTAAGGAGACTTTCTTTATCCGCATCGGCCGCCGACCGCAGGCCTACCGAGGCCGTCTCTTTGCCGCGACCGAAGAGTGTGCCTGGCGGGGAAAGGTGATCCGAGGGTGGGTCGATGACGACAATGCCTATGCAATGGGGGGCGTGGCGGGCCATGCCGGGCTCTTCTCCACGGCATGGGAGGTCTATCGGCTGGTTCGGCTCTGGCTCGACTCCATTGCGGGAGAAGGGTTGCTCGATCCGACCCTGGCCGCTCTTTTTACCACCCTGCAGAAAGGGAACGATGTCCCGGTCGGCTCTTCTTGGGGGCTTGGTTGGGACACGCCGTCACATCCAGGCTCTTCGTCCGGCCATCATTTCTCCGCCCTCAGCTTCGGTCACCTCGGATTTACGGGGACGTCGATCTGGGTCGATCGGAAAAAAGATCTGGTCGTTATTCTTCTGACCAATCGGATTCATCCCACCCGCGAAAATCAAAAGATCCGCACCTTTCGCCCCGAGCTGCATGATCTGATCTTTCAAGAGGTCGTCGGTGTCTAA